From the genome of Nicotiana sylvestris chromosome 2, ASM39365v2, whole genome shotgun sequence, one region includes:
- the LOC104223431 gene encoding polyphenol oxidase, chloroplastic-like codes for MFMNYISNQAKIIVMASLPLPTTNAISSSSSSSTTSTLSNLHSSTFFTKTSKVSTLRKYGNHSFQVSCKGTEDDQTINTSKSSDSSNNKIIDRRNMLLGLGGIYGAATLVGGHPFAFAAPVPGPDVSKCGPADLPPGAAPVNCCPPTTANIIDFQLPPPSTTLRTRPAAHSADSAYIEKFNRAIQLMKQLPDDDPRSFRQQANVHCAYCDGAYDQLGFPNSELQVHFSWLFLPFHRCYLYFFEKILGSLINDPTFVIPFWNWDHPDGMRLPAMYANRSSSLFDPLRDRRHQPPVMVDLDFNGTDPNISNAQQTSQNLTIMYRQMVSLGSTPATFLGDPYRAGGEPGGAGSLENIPHGPVHVWTGDRTQPNFENMGDFYSAARDPIFYAHHSNIDRLWSVWKTLGGRRQDFTDPDFLNASFLFYDEKAQMVRIRVRDCLDTTRLGYVYQGVANPWINSRPRARVSSALSSVRRLVEARAADNFPSAKDVFPTKLDHVIRVMVKRPIKKRNKKEKDAKEEFLVVEGIELETDVFVKFDVLINDEDETVISPNNAEFAGSFVNVPHHSHGKSDKKRKTKLKLAITELLEDLDAEDDDHVVVTFVPKNGSGAVKIGGVKIVLED; via the exons ATGTTCATGAACTACATCTCAAACCAAGCAAAAATTATAGTAATGGCTTCTCTTCCACTCCCCACCACCAACGCcatctcttcttcatcttcctcttCAACTACTTCAACTCTTTCCAATTTGCATTCTTCTACTTTCTTTACGAAGACATCAAAAGTTTCCACTTTAAGAAAGTACGGTAACCATAGTTTCCAAGTCTCATGCAAGGGTACAGAAGATGACCAAACTATTAACACTTCcaaatcttctgattcttcaaaCAATAAGATCATTGATAGAAGAAACATGCTACTTGGATTAGGAGGCATTTATGGTGCTGCTACTCTTGTTGGTGGTCATCCCTTTGCCTTCGCGGCTCCTGTGCCCGGACCTGACGTTTCCAAATGTGGCCCTGCAGATTTGCCACCAG GTGCAGCACCAGTCAACTGTTGTCCTCCGACAACGGCGAACATCATCGACTTCCAACTTCCACCACCGTCAACCACCCTCCGTACACGGCCAGCAGCTCATTCCGCCGATAGTGCCTATATAGAGAAATTCAACAGAGCTATTCAGCTCATGAAACAACTTCCAGACGATGATCCACGTAGCTTCAGGCAACAAGCAAATGTTCATTGTGCTTACTGTGACGGTGCCTATGACCAACTAGGTTTCCCAAACTCTGAACTCCAAGTTCATTTCTCTTGGCTTTTCCTCCCTTTTCATCGTTGTTATCTCTACTTCTTCGAAAAAATCTTGGGAAGTTTGATAAATGACCCTACTTTCGTTATCCCATTTTGGAACTGGGATCATCCTGATGGCATGAGACTTCCTGCCATGTATGCGAACCGTAGTTCTTCTCTCTTTGATCCTCTCCGTGATCGGAGGCATCAGCCTCCGGTCATGGTCGATCTCGACTTCAATGGAACGGATCCTAACATAAGTAACGCTCAACAAACTTCCCAAAATCTCACTATCATGTATAGGCAAATGGTTTCACTAGGAAGTACTCCAGCGACTTTCCTCGGAGACCCTTACCGTGCCGGTGGCGAACCGGGTGGTGCTGGGTCCCTCGAGAACATTCCACATGGACCGGTCCATGTTTGGACCGGTGATAGAACCCAACCTAATTTTGAGAACATGGGAGATTTTTATTCAGCTGCTAGAGACCCTATTTTCTATGCTCATCATTCTAATATTGATAGATTGTGGAGTGTTTGGAAAACCCTAGGTGGAAGACGTCAAGATTTTACTGACCCTGATTTCTTAAATGCTTCGTTTTTGTTTTATGATGAGAAAGCACAAATGGTACGTATTAGGGTACGTGACTGTTTGGATACAACAAGACTTGGATACGTTTATCAAGGTGTAGCTAATCCGTGGATAAATTCTCGTCCAAGGGCTAGGGTTTCAAGTGCTTTGAGTAGTGTAAGGAGGCTTGTTGAAGCAAGAGCAGCTGATAATTTTCCAAGTGCAAAAGATGTTTTCCCAACGAAACTTGACCATGTGATAAGAGTTATGGTAAAGAGGCCAATTAAGAAGAGaaacaagaaggagaaagatgCAAAAGAGGAGTTTTTAGTAGTTGAAGGGATAGAGCTGGAAACTGATGTTTTTGTCAAGTTTGATGTGTTGATTAATGATGAAGATGAGACTGTAATTTCGCCGAATAATGCTGAGTTTGCAGGTAGTTTTGTTAACGTGCCACATCATAGTCATGGTAAGAGTGACAAGAAACGTAAAACTAAGTTGAAGTTGGCTATAACTGAGCTGTTGGAAGATTTAGATGCTGAGGATGATGATCATGTGGTGGTGACTTTTGTTCCAAAGAATGGTTCCGGTGCTGTAAAAATTGGAGGTGTCAAGATTGTGCTTGAGGATTGA
- the LOC104223432 gene encoding polyphenol oxidase, chloroplastic-like, which translates to MFMNYTSNKAKIIVMASLPPLTTNVISSSSSSLTTTPLSNLHSSPFFTKTSKVFTIGKCSNYRFQVSCKGTEDDQTINTSKSSDSSNNKIIDRRNMLLGLGGIYGAATLVGGHPFAFAAPVPGPDVSKCGAADLPPGAAPVNCCPPTTGNIIDFQLPPPSTTLRTRPAAHTADNAYIEKFNRAIQLMKQLPDDDPRSFKNQANVHCAYCDGAYDQLGFPNSELQVHFSWLFHPFHRCYLYFFEKILGSLINDPNFAIPFWNWDHPDGMRVPAMYANRSSSLYDPLRDRRHQPPVMVDLDFNGTDPNISNAQQTSQNLTTMYRQMVSLGSTPATFLGDPYRAGGQPGGGGSLENIPHGPVHVWTGDRTQPNFENMGDFYSAARDPIFYAHHSNIDRLWSVWKTLGGRRQDFTDPDFLNASFLFYDEKAQMVRIRVRDCLDTTRLGYVYQGVANPWINSRPRARVSNALSSVRRLVEARAADNFPSAKDVFPTKLDHVIRVMVKRPNKKKRNKKEKDAKEEFLVVEGIELETDVFVKFDVLINDEDETVISSNNAEFAGSFVNVPHHSHGKSDKKRKTRLKLAITELLEDLDAEDDDHVVVTFVPKNGSGAVKIGGVKIVLED; encoded by the exons ATGTTCATGAACTACACCTCAAACAAAGCAAAAATTATAGTAATGGCTTCTCTTCCCCCTCTCACCACCAATGTcatctcttcttcatcttcttctttaacCACCACACCTCTTTCCAATTTGcattcttctcctttctttacAAAGACATCAAAAGTTTTCACTATAGGAAAGTGCAGTAACTATCGTTTCCAAGTTTCATGCAAGGGTACAGAAGATGACCAAACCATCAACACTTCcaaatcttctgattcttcaaaCAATAAGATCATTGATAGAAGAAACATGCTACTTGGATTAGGAGGCATTTATGGTGCTGCTACTCTTGTTGGTGGTCATCCCTTTGCCTTCGCGGCTCCTGTGCCCGGACCTGACGTTTCCAAATGTGGCGCTGCAGATTTGCCACCAG GAGCAGCACCAGTCAACTGTTGTCCTCCGACAACGGGGAATATCATAGACTTCCAACTTCCACCACCGTCAACCACCCTCCGTACTCGGCCTGCAGCTCATACCGCTGATAATGCCTATATAGAGAAATTCAACAGAGCTATTCAGCTCATGAAACAACTTCCAGACGACGATCCACGTAGCTTCAAGAACCAAGCAAATGTTCATTGTGCTTACTGTGATGGTGCTTATGACCAACTAGGTTTCCCAAACTCTGAACTCCAAGTTCATTTCTCCTGGCTTTTCCACCCTTTCCATCGTTGTTACCTCTACTTCTTCGAAAAAATCTTGGGTAGTTTAATTAATGACCCTAACTTCGCTATCCCATTTTGGAACTGGGATCATCCTGATGGGATGAGAGTTCCTGCCATGTATGCGAACCGTAGTTCTTCTCTCTACGATCCTCTCCGTGATCGGAGGCATCAGCCTCCGGTCATGGTCGATCTCGACTTCAATGGAACGGATCCTAACATAAGTAACGCTCAACAAACTTCCCAGAATCTCACTACCATGTATAGGCAAATGGTTTCTCTTGGAAGTACTCCGGCGACTTTTCTCGGAGACCCTTACCGGGCCGGTGGTCAGCCCGGTGGAGGTGGGTCCCTCGAGAACATTCCTCATGGACCGGTCCATGTTTGGACCGGTGATAGAACCCAACCGAATTTTGAAAACATGGGAGATTTTTATTCAGCTGCTAGAGACCCTATTTTCTATGCTCATCATTCTAATATTGATAGATTGTGGAGTGTTTGGAAAACCCTAGGTGGAAGACGTCAAGATTTTACTGACCCTGATTTCTTAAATGCTTCGTTTTTGTTTTATGATGAGAAAGCACAAATGGTACGTATTAGGGTACGTGACTGTTTGGATACAACCAGACTTGGATATGTTTATCAAGGTGTAGCTAATCCGTGGATAAATTCTCGTCCAAGGGCTAGGGTTTCAAATGCTTTGAGTAGTGTAAGGAGGCTTGTTGAAGCAAGAGCAGCTGATAATTTTCCAAGTGCAAAAGATGTTTTCCCAACGAAACTTGACCATGTGATAAGAGTTATGGTAAAGAGGCCAAATAAGAAGAAGAGaaacaagaaggagaaagatgCAAAAGAGGAGTTTTTAGTAGTTGAAGGGATAGAGCTGGAAACTGATGTTTTTGTCAAGTTTGATGTGTTGATTAATGATGAAGATGAGACTGTAATTTCGTCGAATAATGCTGAGTTTGCAGGTAGTTTTGTGAACGTGCCACATCATAGTCATGGTAAGAGTGACAAGAAACGTAAGACTAGGTTGAAGTTGGCTATAACTGAGCTGTTGGAAGATTTAGATGCTGAGGATGATGATCATGTGGTGGTGACTTTTGTTCCAAAGAATGGTTCTGGTGCTGTAAAAATTGGAGGTGTCAAGATTGTGCTTGAGGATTGA